The following coding sequences are from one uncultured Cohaesibacter sp. window:
- a CDS encoding 2-dehydro-3-deoxy-6-phosphogalactonate aldolase has product MDFDKFVGQCPLVAILRGLTPEDALGMGQALVDAGFSIIEVPLNSPRPFESISILQENFGRRALIGAGTVLSTEAVDGVVDAGGKLIVMPHCNTEVISHAKSRGLYCVPGIATPTEAFAALDAGADALKLFPAESAAPAVMKAMLAVLPKSTRILPVGGITPHNMKDYMAAGAAGFGLGSALFKAGMSTNEVAANAASFVDAFAALK; this is encoded by the coding sequence ATGGACTTTGACAAGTTTGTCGGGCAATGCCCGCTGGTGGCCATATTGCGTGGCTTGACCCCTGAAGATGCTTTGGGAATGGGGCAGGCTCTCGTTGATGCCGGTTTCAGCATTATTGAAGTTCCGCTCAATTCTCCTCGTCCATTTGAGAGCATCTCCATTCTGCAAGAGAATTTCGGGCGACGAGCCCTGATTGGCGCAGGGACTGTGCTGAGCACCGAAGCTGTTGACGGGGTTGTTGATGCGGGCGGCAAACTGATCGTCATGCCTCATTGCAACACCGAAGTCATTTCCCACGCGAAATCGCGCGGCCTTTATTGTGTCCCCGGCATCGCGACGCCAACCGAAGCCTTCGCGGCTCTCGATGCTGGCGCCGATGCGCTCAAACTGTTCCCTGCAGAAAGCGCAGCCCCTGCGGTCATGAAAGCCATGTTGGCGGTTCTCCCAAAATCGACCCGTATCCTCCCGGTTGGTGGGATAACGCCTCATAACATGAAGGACTACATGGCCGCCGGGGCTGCTGGGTTTGGCCTGGGCAGTGCGCTCTTTAAGGCAGGCATGTCAACAAACGAGGTTGCCGCCAATGCTGCCTCTTTCGTGGACGCATTTGCAGCACTGAAGTAG
- a CDS encoding TRAP transporter small permease, producing the protein MTILRFLDKYFEISISVFLLLFMTALIAVQVFMRYAMGASLSWSEELARYVFIWLIYLMISYSAREMKHIKIDAALGLFPQSWQRWVVILGDLLFLAFALFIVKTTYTLVLKQMMLDQRSTALAIPLWMIYAAPGVGFFLTAIRQVQTIIWRLRNPDKANIEEF; encoded by the coding sequence ATGACTATTCTACGCTTTTTGGACAAATACTTTGAAATTTCAATCAGCGTCTTTCTCCTGCTGTTCATGACTGCACTTATCGCAGTTCAGGTTTTCATGCGGTATGCGATGGGGGCGTCTCTGTCCTGGTCCGAAGAACTGGCGCGCTATGTCTTCATCTGGCTCATCTATCTAATGATCAGCTACAGCGCACGTGAAATGAAGCATATCAAGATTGACGCTGCGCTCGGACTATTCCCTCAATCCTGGCAACGTTGGGTGGTTATTTTAGGCGATCTGCTTTTTCTCGCCTTTGCCCTGTTTATCGTCAAAACGACCTATACGCTCGTGCTCAAGCAAATGATGCTTGACCAGCGTTCGACTGCTTTGGCTATTCCTCTATGGATGATTTATGCAGCGCCCGGTGTCGGGTTCTTCCTCACTGCCATTCGACAGGTACAAACGATTATCTGGCGTTTGCGCAATCCTGATAAAGCCAATATTGAGGAGTTCTAA
- a CDS encoding SDR family NAD(P)-dependent oxidoreductase translates to MYKLDLSGKKAIVTGGTRGLGLGMAEGLLEAGAEVLIVGSSNKAAEVAATLNKDGAKCHGLAMDLSDAKARAEGFDKAVEMLGGDLDILVNCAGVQSRHPSEQFPLEDWNWVLEVNLNAVFDLCQRAANVMLPKGKGKIINIASLLSFFGGYTVPAYAASKGGVMQMTKALANEWASKGINVNALAPGYMATDMNTALLADEGRNAEITARIPAKRWGNGEDMKGPLVFLASSASDYVHGVTLPVDGGYLGR, encoded by the coding sequence ATGTACAAACTGGATCTTTCCGGAAAGAAAGCCATCGTAACCGGCGGTACGCGCGGTCTTGGCTTGGGCATGGCTGAAGGGCTATTGGAAGCAGGCGCAGAAGTTTTGATTGTCGGTTCAAGCAACAAGGCAGCTGAAGTGGCCGCCACGCTGAACAAGGATGGTGCAAAATGCCACGGGCTCGCCATGGATCTGTCCGATGCAAAGGCGCGCGCTGAAGGCTTCGACAAGGCCGTGGAAATGCTCGGCGGTGACCTTGATATTCTGGTCAACTGCGCTGGCGTTCAGAGCCGCCACCCTTCCGAACAGTTCCCGCTTGAAGACTGGAACTGGGTGCTGGAAGTCAATCTCAATGCCGTGTTCGATCTTTGCCAGCGCGCAGCCAACGTGATGCTGCCAAAAGGCAAAGGCAAGATCATCAACATAGCTTCCCTGTTGTCCTTCTTTGGTGGTTACACCGTTCCTGCCTATGCCGCTTCCAAAGGTGGCGTCATGCAGATGACCAAGGCTCTGGCCAACGAGTGGGCAAGCAAAGGCATCAATGTCAACGCCTTGGCCCCTGGCTACATGGCAACCGACATGAACACCGCTCTTCTGGCCGACGAAGGCCGAAACGCAGAAATCACCGCACGTATTCCGGCCAAACGCTGGGGTAATGGCGAGGATATGAAAGGTCCCCTGGTGTTCCTTGCTTCCTCGGCGTCGGACTATGTGCACGGTGTCACACTACCGGTAGATGGCGGCTATTTGGGCCGTTAA
- a CDS encoding DctP family TRAP transporter solute-binding subunit, translating into MSFKALTLAAVLAVGTIVSPAVAETLRFSNVTSVSGKDAGVEFKRIVEEKTNGSLEVKHFPDNQLGNDRVITESTIFGDIDIGVSSTSPLATLFPDLYAFDAPFLFLSNEDAYAKLDGETGQAILKGLEKKGLKGLAFWENGFRNFTNSKKAVAEPADLAGMKIRTMENDVHLAAWRALGANPTPMAFSELFTALQQGTVDGQENPLGIIDGNRFQEVQSNVSLTQHVYTPYIVFMNLDKFNSLSKEQQDVIVEAAKETTAFQRKRSQELEKEILVRIKEDGVTVTELTPDQKAMWQKVIVDAKIYDLVKSKMDHPEYMDALLKK; encoded by the coding sequence ATGTCCTTTAAAGCTCTAACACTTGCAGCTGTATTGGCTGTTGGCACAATCGTTTCACCAGCCGTTGCTGAAACCCTGCGTTTCTCCAACGTCACATCCGTTTCGGGTAAAGATGCTGGTGTAGAATTCAAACGCATTGTGGAAGAGAAAACCAACGGTTCTCTGGAAGTGAAACACTTCCCGGATAACCAGCTCGGTAACGACCGCGTTATCACCGAAAGCACCATCTTTGGTGATATCGATATCGGTGTTAGCTCCACGTCACCTTTGGCTACCCTCTTCCCGGATCTGTATGCCTTTGACGCTCCGTTCCTGTTCCTCAGCAACGAAGACGCTTATGCAAAGCTGGACGGTGAAACCGGTCAGGCTATCCTGAAAGGTCTTGAGAAAAAAGGTCTGAAAGGTCTGGCATTCTGGGAAAACGGCTTCCGTAACTTCACCAACTCCAAAAAGGCTGTTGCTGAGCCTGCTGACTTGGCTGGCATGAAAATCCGCACCATGGAAAACGACGTGCATCTTGCTGCATGGCGCGCTCTTGGTGCCAACCCAACCCCGATGGCATTCTCCGAACTGTTCACCGCTCTGCAGCAGGGCACCGTTGACGGCCAGGAAAACCCACTGGGTATCATCGACGGCAACCGCTTCCAGGAAGTTCAGAGCAACGTTTCTCTGACCCAGCATGTTTACACCCCATACATCGTGTTCATGAACCTGGATAAATTCAACTCTCTGAGCAAAGAACAGCAAGACGTTATCGTTGAAGCTGCAAAAGAAACCACCGCTTTCCAGCGTAAACGTTCTCAGGAACTGGAAAAAGAAATCCTCGTCAGAATCAAAGAAGACGGTGTAACCGTTACCGAACTGACCCCGGATCAGAAAGCAATGTGGCAGAAAGTCATCGTCGACGCCAAGATCTACGATCTTGTTAAGTCGAAAATGGATCATCCAGAATATATGGATGCTCTGCTGAAAAAATAA
- a CDS encoding 2-dehydro-3-deoxygalactonokinase, producing the protein MSLLIALDWGTSSLRAYLLEDGKVLDQRHSPFGIQHLPEPGGIKGYEAAFESICGDWRKQYPDVPVVTGGMVGSAQGWSEAPYVRCPANLGDLAKNSGQATLPDGGTLYIVPGVLLDEPDRAPDVIRGEEIQIAGALVDHPDWWQASRILLPGTHSKWVTMNNGTLEQFSTYMTGEIFAVLCDHSILGRLMPEEKASKEEAANAFELGLSVAKSGKAGDLTHQIFATRTMGLTERLPKAALKNYLSGLLIGNELTAATRDLQDDASLPLIMIGDGALCDLYKEALASFGLECTAQFDNTAYIGLWNFAKECELI; encoded by the coding sequence ATGAGTCTCTTGATCGCTCTTGATTGGGGCACGTCGAGCCTGCGTGCCTACTTGCTGGAAGATGGCAAGGTTCTTGATCAACGGCATAGCCCTTTTGGTATCCAGCATTTGCCCGAACCCGGTGGCATCAAAGGATATGAAGCTGCATTTGAAAGCATTTGCGGTGATTGGCGCAAACAATATCCGGATGTTCCTGTCGTAACGGGCGGAATGGTCGGTTCTGCTCAAGGCTGGTCCGAAGCTCCTTATGTGCGCTGCCCGGCGAACCTTGGTGATCTGGCCAAGAATTCAGGTCAGGCAACTCTGCCTGATGGCGGCACTCTCTATATAGTTCCAGGTGTTTTGCTCGATGAGCCGGACAGGGCTCCAGACGTGATCCGCGGTGAAGAGATCCAGATCGCGGGCGCACTGGTTGACCATCCCGATTGGTGGCAGGCTTCCCGCATTCTGCTGCCAGGCACCCATTCCAAATGGGTGACGATGAACAACGGAACGCTTGAGCAGTTTTCTACCTATATGACCGGTGAAATCTTTGCTGTGCTCTGTGATCACTCGATTCTGGGGCGCCTGATGCCTGAAGAGAAGGCGTCCAAGGAAGAGGCTGCCAATGCGTTTGAACTGGGATTGAGCGTTGCCAAAAGCGGCAAAGCCGGCGATTTGACGCATCAGATTTTCGCAACGCGCACCATGGGGCTTACGGAGCGTCTGCCCAAGGCCGCCCTTAAAAACTATCTGTCCGGCTTGCTGATCGGCAATGAGCTGACTGCGGCAACCCGTGATCTTCAGGATGATGCATCACTACCGCTTATCATGATCGGAGACGGAGCGCTGTGTGACCTATACAAAGAGGCTCTTGCCAGCTTTGGTCTGGAATGCACGGCGCAGTTTGACAATACAGCTTACATCGGTCTCTGGAATTTCGCCAAAGAGTGCGAACTTATCTAA
- a CDS encoding alcohol dehydrogenase catalytic domain-containing protein, giving the protein MKALVYAGPNKVEVREVPEPEAREGAVKVKMLYCGLCGSDIGIFAGKHPRAKAPLILGHEFVGIVEEAPAGSKFVPGDHVTAYPLISCGECYPCKNGTPHVCQTLRLIGIDFDGAMANQLWVNEDVLVKVPEGVSDKLAALAEPLAVVVRALHQAKFKPLDRCVVMGAGPIGILTAILLKHSGAAQIVISDVDEGRLALCKEFGFDAVNVRDTNLIDHVNAETDNVGADIVFECSGAESAALEVSKLARIGGMICMTGVHKAPHAVNLMDINFKEQTIVGSRVYTMREFADSVPLLSKMAEDLEKVISQVIPLTESDKIFDMVADPSVRTIKVLVDCQA; this is encoded by the coding sequence ATGAAAGCACTTGTATATGCAGGGCCCAATAAGGTGGAAGTTAGGGAAGTTCCTGAACCGGAAGCGCGCGAAGGTGCCGTCAAGGTAAAGATGCTTTACTGCGGTCTGTGCGGCAGCGATATCGGTATTTTCGCAGGCAAGCACCCGCGCGCAAAAGCTCCTCTTATTCTTGGGCATGAATTTGTCGGTATCGTCGAAGAAGCGCCTGCTGGCAGCAAGTTCGTGCCGGGTGATCACGTCACCGCCTATCCGCTGATCTCATGCGGTGAATGCTATCCATGTAAGAATGGAACTCCGCACGTTTGTCAGACGCTGCGTCTCATCGGCATCGACTTTGACGGTGCCATGGCCAATCAGCTCTGGGTTAACGAAGACGTGCTCGTCAAGGTTCCTGAAGGTGTTTCCGACAAACTGGCCGCTTTGGCTGAACCACTTGCTGTGGTTGTTCGCGCTCTTCATCAGGCAAAGTTCAAGCCGCTTGATCGCTGCGTTGTCATGGGTGCTGGCCCGATTGGCATTCTAACCGCCATTCTTCTCAAGCATTCCGGTGCTGCACAGATCGTGATTTCCGACGTTGATGAAGGCCGTCTGGCTCTTTGCAAGGAGTTCGGCTTTGATGCGGTCAATGTGCGCGACACCAACCTCATCGATCATGTCAACGCGGAAACCGACAATGTCGGCGCCGACATCGTGTTTGAATGCTCTGGCGCAGAAAGCGCAGCTCTTGAAGTTTCCAAGCTGGCTCGCATCGGCGGCATGATCTGCATGACCGGCGTTCACAAGGCTCCACACGCGGTTAACCTGATGGACATCAACTTCAAGGAACAGACCATCGTTGGTAGCCGCGTTTACACCATGCGTGAATTCGCCGATTCCGTGCCACTCCTGTCAAAAATGGCTGAAGACCTCGAGAAGGTTATCTCTCAGGTTATCCCGCTGACCGAGAGCGACAAGATTTTTGACATGGTTGCAGATCCATCTGTGCGCACCATCAAAGTCCTCGTTGATTGCCAAGCCTGA
- a CDS encoding enolase C-terminal domain-like protein, giving the protein MVKIIDVEVKDIRFPTSRNLDGSDAMNEAPDYSTTYVILKTDSPKGVTGHGLTFTNGRGNNLVVAAAETLARNFVIGKEIEEITADFGTFWHHLVAGDSQLRWLGPEKGLVHLATAAVVNALWDLWAKLEGKPVWKLLADMTPEELVRCVDFTYIEDAITPYEAMMLLKRKEAGKKEREAEMHEKGFPAYSTAAGWLGYSEEKMRRLAREAVEGGWNHLKQKVGADIEQDVQRARILREELGWDRHLMMDANQIWGVEEAVANMRRLAEFDPLWIEEPTSPDDILGHKTIKDRIGSIGVATGEHAHNRVMFKQFFQAKAFDFCQLDPARLGGVNEVLAVVLMAAKFGIPVCPHGGGVGLCQYSLNIVLFDYIAVTGNLENRVLEYVDHLHENFEEPIHVKRGRYYPGTLPGYGATLKAESQDRFSFPDGPEWSQA; this is encoded by the coding sequence ATGGTCAAGATTATAGATGTCGAAGTCAAAGACATTCGGTTCCCAACTTCCCGCAATCTCGATGGCTCTGATGCAATGAATGAGGCGCCTGATTATTCGACGACCTATGTCATTCTGAAGACTGACAGTCCGAAGGGCGTTACCGGTCACGGGCTGACATTCACCAACGGGCGGGGCAACAATCTTGTTGTTGCTGCGGCTGAAACGCTGGCCAGAAACTTTGTCATCGGCAAGGAAATCGAGGAAATCACAGCTGATTTCGGCACCTTTTGGCATCATCTGGTCGCGGGCGACAGCCAATTGCGCTGGCTTGGCCCTGAAAAGGGTTTGGTTCATCTGGCAACTGCGGCCGTCGTCAATGCCCTTTGGGATTTGTGGGCCAAATTGGAAGGCAAGCCGGTTTGGAAATTGCTTGCCGACATGACCCCTGAGGAACTGGTTCGCTGTGTCGACTTCACCTATATCGAAGATGCGATCACTCCTTATGAAGCCATGATGCTGCTCAAGCGCAAAGAGGCCGGTAAAAAAGAGCGTGAAGCAGAGATGCATGAAAAGGGCTTTCCTGCCTATTCAACGGCAGCTGGCTGGCTTGGCTATTCCGAAGAAAAAATGCGCCGTCTGGCTCGTGAAGCTGTTGAGGGCGGTTGGAACCACCTCAAGCAAAAGGTCGGTGCCGACATCGAGCAGGATGTTCAGCGCGCGCGTATCCTCAGGGAAGAGCTGGGTTGGGACCGTCATCTGATGATGGACGCCAACCAGATCTGGGGTGTCGAGGAAGCCGTTGCCAATATGCGCCGTCTCGCCGAGTTTGATCCGCTCTGGATTGAAGAACCAACCAGCCCGGATGATATCCTCGGCCATAAGACCATCAAGGATCGGATCGGTTCCATCGGTGTGGCAACTGGCGAGCATGCGCATAACCGCGTCATGTTCAAGCAATTCTTCCAGGCCAAAGCCTTTGATTTCTGCCAGCTGGATCCAGCTCGTTTGGGCGGTGTCAACGAAGTGCTGGCTGTGGTTCTCATGGCAGCCAAGTTCGGCATTCCGGTTTGCCCGCATGGTGGCGGTGTTGGCCTGTGCCAATATTCCCTCAATATCGTTTTGTTTGATTATATTGCAGTTACTGGCAATCTGGAAAATCGCGTGCTGGAATATGTCGATCACTTGCATGAGAATTTCGAAGAACCGATCCATGTAAAGCGCGGACGTTACTATCCGGGCACGCTTCCCGGTTACGGTGCAACGCTGAAAGCCGAGTCACAGGACCGCTTCTCCTTCCCTGATGGGCCGGAATGGTCTCAGGCTTGA
- a CDS encoding C-terminal binding protein: MKIVITDLDHADQNMEREVFAKAGMEFDMLDCKTEDDLINQIKGYNIALNQYAPFTKRVFDALPDLKQIIRYGVGVNNVDLAAAKEAGVQVCNVPDYGMHEVSDHAISLSLTIIRKIPKMNKAVHDGVWDFTIASPIRRFCEITVGVVGLGRIGRLYAAKMHELGFNIIGYDKFYTPSDADGTGYIKAATLDEVIESADVFALFCPVTDENYHMIGKDAISRMKEGTYVVNTARGGLIDEDALAEALKSGKVAGAALDTTEKEPLPADSPLRALENCLVTPHMAWYSEDSALELKRKVAEEAVRFAKGESIHWGLVQL; this comes from the coding sequence ATGAAAATCGTCATTACCGATCTTGATCATGCTGATCAGAATATGGAGCGGGAAGTCTTTGCCAAGGCTGGTATGGAATTTGACATGCTGGATTGCAAAACCGAAGACGACCTGATTAACCAGATCAAGGGTTACAATATTGCATTGAACCAGTATGCCCCTTTCACCAAACGGGTATTCGATGCTTTGCCTGATCTGAAACAGATTATTCGTTACGGCGTTGGTGTTAACAATGTTGATCTAGCTGCCGCCAAGGAAGCTGGTGTTCAGGTTTGCAACGTGCCTGACTATGGCATGCATGAAGTATCTGACCATGCAATTTCCCTGAGCCTGACGATCATTCGCAAAATACCGAAGATGAACAAGGCTGTTCATGACGGTGTGTGGGACTTCACAATTGCGTCCCCGATCCGTCGCTTCTGTGAAATCACGGTTGGTGTTGTAGGGCTTGGCCGCATTGGTCGTCTCTATGCTGCCAAAATGCATGAGCTGGGCTTCAATATCATCGGCTACGATAAGTTCTACACGCCATCTGATGCAGACGGCACCGGATATATCAAAGCCGCAACGCTTGATGAAGTCATCGAAAGCGCTGACGTTTTTGCACTGTTCTGCCCGGTTACTGACGAGAACTACCACATGATCGGCAAGGATGCGATCAGCCGCATGAAAGAAGGCACTTATGTTGTCAACACTGCTCGCGGTGGTTTGATTGATGAAGACGCTCTTGCTGAAGCCCTGAAGTCGGGCAAGGTTGCTGGCGCAGCTCTGGACACAACAGAAAAAGAGCCTCTGCCGGCAGATAGCCCGCTGCGTGCCTTGGAGAACTGCCTGGTTACTCCACACATGGCTTGGTATTCCGAAGATTCTGCTCTGGAACTGAAACGTAAAGTTGCAGAAGAAGCAGTTCGTTTCGCTAAAGGCGAAAGCATTCATTGGGGTTTGGTCCAACTATAA
- a CDS encoding FadR/GntR family transcriptional regulator encodes MNDTAENSKSAGSKAIGNKLADQLARLVFEGTLVPGDTLPPETELAATHQISRASVRSALQMLETLGVVERCAGRGTTVQEFREWNFLDSQVSQWVADYAAPNLGVLRDVFEFRCTTEPLIASLAAKRATAKDLFAMEEAFNVMEANWERRAQLGERANFSKADIAFHEAIYLATHNLVWAQILHVLRPAILLVIKTSNETAEELRESLERHRRLMESIRMRDADAAYKAAERILSQTGYDLGFETTAGERETKT; translated from the coding sequence ATGAACGATACAGCAGAGAACTCGAAATCTGCCGGTTCTAAGGCGATCGGCAACAAGCTTGCAGATCAACTGGCGCGGCTGGTTTTTGAGGGAACGCTGGTTCCGGGAGATACGCTGCCTCCAGAGACAGAGCTTGCTGCGACCCATCAGATCAGTCGGGCATCGGTTCGCTCTGCTCTGCAAATGCTGGAGACGCTGGGCGTAGTGGAACGTTGTGCCGGGCGAGGGACGACGGTGCAAGAGTTTCGGGAATGGAACTTTCTGGACTCGCAAGTCAGCCAATGGGTCGCCGACTATGCTGCGCCTAATCTGGGTGTGCTGCGTGATGTCTTTGAATTTCGCTGTACCACGGAGCCGCTGATCGCATCACTTGCCGCAAAGCGGGCAACCGCAAAAGACCTGTTCGCCATGGAGGAGGCCTTCAATGTCATGGAGGCCAACTGGGAACGGCGGGCTCAGCTTGGTGAGAGGGCGAATTTCTCGAAAGCCGATATCGCTTTTCACGAAGCGATCTATCTGGCGACGCATAATTTGGTTTGGGCACAGATTTTACATGTCTTGCGTCCCGCAATCTTGCTGGTCATCAAAACCAGTAACGAAACCGCTGAAGAGCTGCGTGAGAGTCTGGAGCGCCATCGCCGATTGATGGAGAGCATCCGGATGCGTGATGCAGATGCTGCTTATAAAGCCGCAGAGCGCATTCTGAGCCAGACGGGTTACGACTTGGGCTTTGAAACTACGGCGGGGGAGAGGGAGACCAAGACATAG
- a CDS encoding TRAP transporter substrate-binding protein, protein MLKSKLFRATGGLIGAALGLAMAHQAALAADYEWTFQTSENTGEPQFEIKKNWAHNIEVMTDGRVKIEILPTGAVVPHNQTLDAVRSGILQGHLTDPSYFSGLDPAFSMLGNLVGAWGDPLEFLEYMKYGGGEQLYNELVEPYNVHLIGAAATGLEAFVTKKPIRTVADLKGLKVRAPEGMVYEIFSKAGASPVNLPGSEVYTGLEKGVIDAADYTVFSTNQAQGLHQFARYPNYPGFHSLPMVAVSINKEIWDGLPEDIKTVLETATDDLAYDLVFKLKARDLKAVEEARKDPNIEIIDMAPAERKKFRNIAKEEWGVWAKKNALTQKVYDSVVTFLTQRNLM, encoded by the coding sequence ATGTTAAAATCAAAACTGTTTCGTGCGACTGGAGGGTTGATCGGAGCTGCGCTTGGATTGGCCATGGCACATCAGGCCGCATTGGCTGCTGACTATGAATGGACATTCCAGACATCAGAAAATACTGGTGAACCACAATTCGAAATCAAGAAAAACTGGGCTCACAATATTGAAGTCATGACCGATGGTCGTGTCAAAATCGAAATCCTGCCAACCGGCGCAGTTGTCCCGCACAACCAGACCCTTGACGCAGTCCGCTCAGGCATTCTTCAGGGCCACCTGACTGACCCGAGCTACTTCTCTGGCCTTGATCCGGCTTTCTCCATGCTCGGCAACCTCGTTGGCGCTTGGGGCGATCCGCTGGAATTCCTCGAATATATGAAATATGGCGGTGGCGAGCAGCTCTATAACGAACTGGTAGAGCCTTACAATGTTCACCTGATCGGAGCTGCTGCAACGGGTTTGGAAGCATTTGTAACCAAAAAGCCGATACGTACGGTTGCTGATCTGAAAGGCCTGAAGGTCCGTGCTCCTGAAGGCATGGTCTATGAGATCTTCTCGAAAGCCGGTGCTTCACCGGTGAACCTGCCCGGTTCTGAAGTTTACACCGGCCTTGAAAAAGGCGTGATCGACGCCGCTGACTATACCGTCTTCTCAACCAACCAGGCTCAGGGCCTGCATCAGTTCGCCCGCTATCCGAACTATCCAGGTTTCCACTCGCTGCCAATGGTTGCTGTGTCAATCAACAAAGAGATCTGGGATGGTCTTCCAGAAGACATCAAGACCGTTCTTGAAACTGCGACCGATGATCTGGCTTATGATCTCGTCTTCAAGCTGAAAGCACGCGATCTGAAGGCCGTCGAAGAAGCTCGCAAGGATCCAAACATCGAAATCATCGATATGGCTCCGGCAGAACGCAAGAAATTCCGCAATATCGCCAAGGAAGAATGGGGCGTATGGGCCAAGAAAAATGCTCTGACCCAAAAAGTCTACGACTCCGTCGTAACCTTCCTGACACAGCGGAACCTCATGTAA
- a CDS encoding TRAP transporter large permease, producing the protein MVATVLFCSLVLFLILNVPVGIAIGLASAAAALVAEALSPNYISQQLIAGTDSFPIMAIPLFILAGDLMGAGGVSRRILDVANIFFGRVTGGLAIVTVAVCMFFAAVSGSGPATVAAVGSMVIPTMLEKGYSKSFTLALVATAGSIGVIIPPSIPMVIFGVATGTSISNMFMAGIVPGFLIGFGLMAWSYYYAKKEGIAGIDEKFNGSKALKLVWEAKWALLNPVIILGGIYAGIFTPTEAASVAAVYALLCGLVFYREISFKHLLKTVARSCSTTGTTMVILGCATAFAKILTIEQIPVQVADLMTTISDNPIIILLIINVLLLFVGCVMDTTPAILVLSPILFPVATHMGVDPIHFGIIMVVNLAIGFITPPLGINLFVAARVGNAQLGTVVKGIIPFVCIMIILLMIITYVPPVSIGIFSLFGH; encoded by the coding sequence ATGGTCGCTACAGTTCTCTTTTGCAGTCTTGTCCTGTTTCTCATTCTCAATGTGCCGGTTGGTATCGCCATTGGTCTTGCATCCGCTGCCGCAGCGCTGGTGGCCGAAGCTCTGTCGCCAAACTACATCTCTCAGCAGTTGATTGCTGGCACAGACAGCTTCCCGATCATGGCAATTCCCCTGTTCATTCTCGCAGGTGACCTGATGGGAGCCGGTGGTGTATCCCGGCGCATTCTTGACGTTGCCAACATCTTTTTCGGTCGTGTGACTGGTGGGCTTGCCATTGTTACGGTTGCAGTTTGCATGTTCTTTGCTGCCGTCTCTGGCTCAGGCCCGGCAACGGTTGCCGCTGTTGGCTCCATGGTTATTCCGACCATGTTGGAAAAAGGCTATTCAAAATCCTTTACCCTCGCTCTCGTCGCAACCGCGGGATCGATCGGTGTGATTATTCCTCCTTCCATCCCGATGGTTATCTTCGGGGTTGCGACGGGCACCTCCATCTCCAACATGTTCATGGCCGGTATCGTTCCTGGTTTCCTGATCGGTTTTGGTTTGATGGCATGGAGCTACTATTACGCAAAGAAAGAAGGAATTGCGGGTATCGACGAGAAGTTTAACGGTTCAAAAGCCTTGAAGCTCGTCTGGGAAGCCAAATGGGCGCTTCTGAACCCGGTCATTATTCTTGGCGGTATCTACGCTGGTATTTTCACACCAACCGAGGCTGCGTCTGTCGCCGCTGTTTATGCTTTGCTTTGCGGACTGGTTTTCTATCGCGAGATCAGCTTCAAGCATTTGCTGAAAACCGTGGCTCGTTCCTGCTCTACAACCGGTACGACAATGGTCATTCTGGGCTGTGCAACGGCCTTTGCGAAAATCCTGACCATTGAGCAGATCCCGGTACAGGTTGCCGATCTGATGACGACGATTTCCGACAATCCGATCATCATTCTGTTGATCATCAACGTTCTGTTGCTGTTCGTCGGCTGCGTCATGGATACGACACCTGCAATTCTTGTGCTTTCGCCAATTCTATTCCCGGTAGCTACTCATATGGGTGTCGATCCGATCCACTTCGGCATTATTATGGTTGTGAACCTGGCAATTGGTTTCATTACGCCACCTTTGGGTATCAACCTGTTTGTGGCGGCCAGGGTTGGCAACGCACAATTGGGCACAGTGGTTAAGGGCATCATTCCCTTCGTGTGTATCATGATCATTCTCCTCATGATCATCACATATGTCCCCCCTGTATCGATCGGCATTTTCAGCTTGTTCGGTCACTAG